The proteins below come from a single Nitrospiraceae bacterium genomic window:
- a CDS encoding nucleotidyltransferase domain-containing protein: MHLQPNARTHTILKVLVGSHAHGLASDKSDRDYRRIYVIPTEEMFQLGFKYPGSQWTKDDGDETAWEIGQFLLLGTQGHPLILEALVAPVITADAWGEQLRMLLPALWSPQKAFEAFTNYAKNQRTKLLDKKDGRPAKYAAAYIRVLYNLCELLRSGSFHIRITDTSAGERLARIKNGQYRLGDVMDWGEELTAQAEQLIAACGNEPDLPRINEFLVAIRRAFLTP, from the coding sequence ATGCACCTTCAGCCGAACGCTCGCACCCATACGATCCTCAAAGTTCTCGTGGGCTCCCATGCCCATGGCTTGGCATCCGACAAGAGTGACCGGGATTACAGGCGGATCTATGTCATTCCGACGGAGGAGATGTTTCAGTTGGGATTTAAATATCCCGGCTCGCAGTGGACCAAAGATGATGGGGATGAAACAGCTTGGGAGATCGGCCAATTTCTTCTGCTGGGGACGCAAGGCCATCCCCTGATTCTTGAAGCGCTGGTGGCCCCCGTCATCACAGCCGATGCCTGGGGAGAACAACTGCGCATGCTGCTGCCGGCGCTGTGGTCGCCCCAAAAAGCCTTTGAGGCCTTTACCAACTATGCCAAGAATCAACGCACCAAATTGCTGGATAAGAAAGACGGACGTCCGGCAAAGTATGCAGCGGCCTATATCCGGGTTCTCTACAACCTGTGTGAATTGCTCAGGTCAGGAAGCTTTCACATCCGCATTACCGACACATCGGCAGGAGAACGGCTGGCTCGCATCAAAAATGGACAATACCGATTAGGAGACGTGATGGATTGGGGGGAAGAACTCACCGCACAGGCAGAGCAATTAATTGCTGCCTGCGGGAATGAACCCGATTTACCACGCATTAATGAATTTCTGGTGGCCATTCGCCGGGCATTTCTGACCCCTTAG
- a CDS encoding Hsp20/alpha crystallin family protein: MELKNLLTPWNWFKKEEEQSQPARSQNVSRSSDHPLARFHRDLDQLFDSAFQGFPLWAEGRETGSSWGGFILPHVDISEDKKQYTITVEVPGVAEKDIQMTLADGTLMIQGEKRTEQEDKHKHYHRVERSYGSFQRILSLPTDADENTIEAKFKNGVLTITIGKDPAAKPAVRKIAIT, translated from the coding sequence ATGGAACTCAAAAATCTACTTACCCCCTGGAATTGGTTCAAAAAAGAAGAAGAACAATCTCAACCAGCACGAAGTCAGAACGTATCCAGATCGAGCGACCATCCACTGGCTCGGTTCCATCGTGACCTGGACCAACTGTTTGACAGCGCCTTCCAGGGATTCCCTCTATGGGCGGAAGGAAGGGAAACCGGAAGTTCGTGGGGAGGCTTCATTCTGCCGCACGTCGATATCAGTGAAGACAAGAAGCAGTACACCATTACCGTGGAGGTGCCAGGCGTTGCTGAAAAAGATATTCAAATGACGCTTGCGGACGGGACCTTGATGATTCAGGGCGAAAAACGAACCGAGCAGGAAGATAAACATAAACACTATCATCGAGTCGAACGTTCGTACGGGTCCTTTCAACGCATACTGTCTCTCCCAACGGATGCGGATGAAAACACCATCGAAGCAAAATTTAAAAATGGCGTCTTGACCATCACTATAGGGAAAGATCCCGCCGCAAAACCGGCTGTACGAAAAATTGCTATCACGTAA